In Rhizophagus irregularis chromosome 26, complete sequence, one genomic interval encodes:
- a CDS encoding 60S ribosomal protein L28 codes for MPSRLKKNRKKRGHVSAGHGRIGKHRKHPGGRGLAGGQHHHRTNMDKYHPGYFGKVGMRHYHLTKQQYHCPIVNLDKLWTLVSEQTRKKYAATKDVVPVIDTLRAGYGKVLGKGNLPNQPVIIKTRYVSRRAEEKIKKVGGVVQLVA; via the exons ATG CCTTCAAGACTTAAGAAGAACAGAAAGAAACGTGGACATGTTTCCGCAGGGCATGGTCGTATCG GCAAACATCGTAAACACCCGGGGGGACGTGGTCTTGCAGGTGGTCAACATCATCATCGTACCAATATGGATAAATATCATCCAGGATATTTCGGTAAAGTCGGTATGAGACATTATCATTTGACCAAACAACAATATCATTGTCCTATTGTCAATTTGGATAAACTATGGACTTTGGTATCTGAACAAACGAGGAAAAAGTATGCTGCTACAAAAGACGTTGTACCCGTTATTGATACTTTAAGAGCA GGATATGGCAAAGTATTAGGTAAAGGTAATTTACCTAATCAAcctgttattattaaaacaagaTATGTCTCTAGAAGAGccgaagaaaaaataaagaaggTTGGAGGTGTTGTTCAATTAGTAGcataa